GAATTCCCCGCGGCTACAAGCTGCGGCTGCCCGACCGCCTCGGCGCAGACGCTGCCACGCTTGCCGCCAAAATCAATCCGAATGCCACTTTTGACTCGCAGGTGGAATCCGAATGGTATCGCGTGCAGAAGGGTGACAATCTCTACGCCATCGCACGGAAATTCAACACCACACCGCAACTGCTGGCGGAGAACAACAATCTGAGTTTGCGCAGCAAACTTGCCGTTGGACTGGTGCTGCGCATTCCGGAAGGCAAGGCCCGCGCCGCCACACCGCCTGCCGCTGTTGCGGTTGCCCCTCCTGCGGCTGAGCCGGCAGTCGTGGCGAGCGTTGAAAGCAAATTGCCGGCCACCATCGCGCCGCTTCCACCTCCTGCAACAGCCGAAGTTGCCGCCCAGACGACTTCCGGCGAAGTGCCGGCTGCGACGGTCACCGCCGAGGAGCCGATGCTGGCTGCGGGCGAGAGTACCGACATGCCGGATGAGGCTCTGCTGAGGAATGTGATCGATACAAGAATCGAACTGACGCCGGAGGCCATTCGCCAGTCGTACGCGGTGCAGACCGGAGATTTGAGCCGCGCCGAACGCGAGTCCATCGTGACCTACGAGCTCGAGCCGGCCGCGGCAAAACCCGTGGAAGTGGCGGCAGCCGCCATGCCCGCGCCCGTGCGAACCGAGGCCATGCCCAAACCAATCCCAGCGCGCTTGCGCACTTCCAGAGATTCCTTGTGGATCAAAGTCGAGCCGGAAGAAACACTCGGCCATTACGCCACCTGGCTGGAGATTCCGACGCAAAGGCTGCGCGCGCTCAATGGCCTGCGCTACAGTGAAGACATTCGCATCGGCCAGCGCATTCGCCTGTCCTATGCCCGGGTGTCGGCAACCGAGTTCGAGCGCCGGCGCAACGAGTATCACCGCAGCATCGAGGAAGATTTCTTTTCGACCTACAAGGTTGACAGCCTGCTGACGCACCGGCTGAAACGCGGCGAAACCATCTGGAAGATCTGCAATGAAATCTACCAGGTGCCGGTGTGGCTGGTGGCGATGTACAATCCCGATCTCGATCTCTACAGCCTGAATCTGAACGATGAGCTGAAAATTCCGGCAGTGGTGAGCATCAATCCTGCTGCCACGCCGCCGATTCAGGAATAGCCGGCCCTGATCTCCCCCAACAGAAACGGCCCTCGCGACTCCCTCCAAACACGGGAGTCACGGGGCCGTTTCTGTTTTCGTCCTGCCGGTGCAACGGTGAGCGGAGTTGACTTCCCCACCCTTTACCGCCACCATTATCCAGTTCTGCCAACACTCAGGAATGCACCCGCAGTGCCGGCGCCGGCGGCAATTTTCGCGGTGCCTGGAGTGCGTCCCCTTTGCTTTCATTCAGGCCAAATGACCTTATTTCACCAAAGCCATCTTGCGCGTCATGTTGAAGTCGCCGGCTTGCAACTGGAAGAGATAGACGCCGGCGCTCAACGTTTTGCCGCGGCTGTCCTGGCCATCCCAAGTTATCCGGTAGACGCCAGGCTCTTGCACTTTCTGCACCAGCGTGCGGACTTCCTGGCCCAAGGCGTTGAAGACTTTCAGCGTGACAGCCACCCGAACGGGAAGTTGATACTGAATCATCGTTTCCGGATTGAAGGGATTGGGATAGTTCTGCTGCAAGGCAAACGTCACCGGCAAGGCTGCGGCTTCATCGACCTGAGTGGGCGTGGCCGGCAGATTGATGTTCACATTGCTGACACTGGCACCATTGCCCAACGTGAGGCTGACAGCATTGTGTTCATCCGTGCCGCCAAAATAGGCCGTGCCGCCGGGGCCGGAACTCAGCAACTTGTATTCACCGGCCGGCACTTCCTCCAGGGCAAACGCGCCGTTGGCATCGGCAACCGCGGAAGCAATCGTGACGCCGTTGGCCAGGGCATAGACCGCGGCGTGGCCTTCACCGAGGCCGGAATTGCCGCGCGTCACCCGGCCGGCAATGCGGTACGGTCCGCGTTGTCCGGCTGCCAGGCTGAAATTGATGCCGCCGGTTTCCGCTCCTTCTTCAACCACAACCGGCGTGGCCTCCCGCCACTGGCGCGCGTTGTCATAGAACTCCAGCACAAAGTGGCGTGCCCACGCCAGCACGATGTACTTGCCCGGCGGCAGCCCAGGCAGAGTGTATTCGCCCAGGGCATCAGTCAATGCGAACACAGCGGCTCCCGGAGTGGTGGGGATGGCCAGGACCGCGGCATGCGCAAGCGGGCTGCCTTCTGCCTCGGCCGTCACAGTGCCGCTCAAGGCGCCGCGACGGCTGCCGAGTTTTTCCAATTTGAAATCAATGCCGCTGGTTTCATTGGGCGCGGTCACAGAAACCGGCGTGGCATTTTCGCGCGAGGCGGCGCCGTCATAGAACATCGGTTTGAAGCCTTTGGCTTCCACATAGACCACATACTCAGCCGTGCGCAAGCCCGGCACGCGATAGCTGCCCTGGCGATCGGTTTGACCACTCGCGGCCCAATCGCTGCCCAGCATCCAAACGTGCACGGCCGCGCCGGGAATCGTGGTTCCATCGGCGCTGGCCACCACCCGTCCCGTGATCGCACCGCCTTGTTCCAGGGTGAAATCAATGCCGGCGACTTCGCCGCTTTCGGGAATCTCGAGAGCAGTCGCCTTCTCGAGCGAGGGGGCTTCCTGCCAGAACTCATTAAGGTAGCCGCGCGCTTCTGCCATCACAAAATACTTTCCGCCCGGCAATCCTTCGAGGCGATACACACCGTTCGAGTCCGTGCGCGCAGCGTGCGGCCCGTTCAGATGCCCGGGATCGGTTGACGGGTGCGGGGCAAAGCGCTCACGGAACGCCAACACCACCGCGCCGACCAGCGGATCACCCGTGAGCTGATCCGTAACCCTGCCGGTTATGCGGCTGAACGGATCGAGCTCGAAATTGATGCCCGCGGTGTGCTTGCCCTCTTCGACGGCCACGGGCGTGGCCTGGCTGCGCTCACGCACGCCGTCATAAAACTCGAGATAATAGCCGCGCGCTTCCGCCATGACAAGATAAGAGCCGGGCGGCACGCCGACGAGATAGTTGCCGTTGTCGTCGGTGATTGCCGTGCGGACGACAAGCTCGGGCCGCGGGCCGCGGCTGGCATGAATCGTGACCAGGGCTTTCGCCAGCGGCGCGCTGCTGACCGCGTCCAATACCTGGCCGCGAATCGCGCTGGCTGTGGCCAAAGCCAGATCAATTCCAGAAATCGTTGCCGGCGGTGTGACTGCTACCAGCTTGGCTTCGAGCAAACTGCCGGCGTTGTCGTAGAATTCGCCGCGGTAACCGGCGGCCTCGGCGAAGACGGCGTAGGAACCCGGCGGCAGGTTCTCGATCAGGTAGCCGCCTTGTTCATTCGTCACGGCATGATGCCTGAGGTCGGGTCGCACCACGCGCGTAGCGAAGACATGCGCGCCGGCGAGCGGTGTGCCACCTTCGTCTGCGGTAATGAGACCGGCAATGGCGGCGCCGCGGCTCAGACTGAAATCAATTCCACTGGCCGTGTCGTGCGCTGCGAGCTGCACCGGCTTGGCTTCCACAAACTGATCGGCGTTGTCATAGAACTCCGGCAGAAAACCGCGCGCTTGGGCTTTCACCACATAAATCCCCGGCATGAGATCGCCGATGAAATAACTGCCATCCTCGGCAATGGGCGCCTCGCCCCGCCAGGGTGAATCTGCCACACGCTCCGCCCACACCACGCCGAAAAGCGGGGCCGTGCCGTCCTCCGCCTCGACTTTGCCGGTGATTGCCGAAGTTGGCCGCGCCGCCACAATCACTTTGGCAGCGCCTTGCAACACACCCGCGCTGGTCTCAACCAAGGCCAAAACCTCGCCACGCCGGAACTCGCGGCCGGCCGTGAAGATGCCATTTTCGTCGATCTTGCCCAACTCCGGCGGCCGAACTTCCCAGCGAATCCGGTTGATCGCAATCGGCTCGCCGTTGGGTCCGAGCGCAATAGCTGCGAACTTCTGCTGCTCGCCGGGCGGCACCACCGCACTCTCCGGGCGAATCACGACGCGCAACCGCGGCGGCGGCTCCTGCCGGCCGATCTTGACCTGTGCCCGGCCCATGAACAACATGTTCCAACCTTCGGCTTTCGCTTCGGCGATCACGACGCCCACACCGGCATTGCGGCCGGCCATGAAAAATCCATCTTCGGTGATCTTGCCCAGGGAATCCGGTTCGACGCGCCAGCGCAAACTGGCAATGCGAATGTGCTGGCCGGAGGCATCAAACAACGCGGCTTCGAAGCGCTGGCCTTGGCCGGATTGCAAGCTTACTTCGGGAGGGGTAACGATGAGGGTGGGTTCTCGCTGCGCCAGGGCGCAGGTCACCATCCCCACAAGCAAAAGCAATACAGCGTGGCGTAATGCTCTCATGATGAACTCCTTGTAAGGAATACAGAAATAGGGTTGAATGTTGGTCACTCCACCGTGCGGCAGCGGCTCGAGCTTCGTGCCGCGCCACGTTTTTCCACCACCCACACATTCTCCCTAAATTGCATTCACCTCCTTGTTTCGTCCGTTTTCCTGGGAATTGAATTCTGCATTAGGTTCGGCCAGACCTTGATGGATTTGTCTCTGCAGGCTTGCCCTGCAGAGGGCATTGGTCAAGTTGCGGATATGCGGTTGAGTACTTCACCAGCTCCCCTTGAATTCGCTGGAGAAATCATATGAATGTCACTGCCAGAGAGTGATCCCAAAAAGCAAAACAAAAGCATGGGCGTGAAGAGTTGGGCCTTTGCCCTACTCGGCGAGCTTCAGCGCTTCCCGCAACAATTCGAAAGCCAGCGCCGCAGTTTCTCCTGCGACATGAAGCTGGCCGGCATCATAAGCCGTCTGGGCGCGCCGCCGCAGCTCCGTGCCTTGATCCACCAGAATCCGCGCAAAGCCGGATTCATCACCTTGCAGGTTGCGGCTCACTTCGTTCAACGTGGCCTCCAGCTCCTGTAGACGCTGGCGCAAGGCCTCTTGATTCGGCGCCGCGGCAGTCGTGTTTTGCAGCAGTGTCTCTGCTTGCAGCAGGAACTTCTCCGCGACGCGCACCATCAGTCGGAATGCGGCCACCGAGCGCAAGGTGTGCTGCGGCCGCTGGCAGATTCTTTCCGCCGTTGCCGTCGCGCGGCGGGCAAGCTCCAGCATGGAACGCGCCTCGTCATTCGAAGAAGCCTCGATTTCTGTGGCGACGGTTTCCAAATCGTCCTGCAACTGCGCCACTTCAGCTTCGCACTGTTTCACAAAGTCCGTGGCCGGGACGTTGCCGCTGCGCGTTGCCAAGGCCACCAAATTGCGGCCGCTTTCGATAAAACGGCCGGCTTGATGAAAACGCTGTTGATCAAGGGCCTCTTCGGCCTCGCGGCTGAGTTTGCGCGCCTGGTCGAGCAGCACTGCCGCACCGGGCCTGGAACTCGCTGTCACGATGCCGCCTTCTGCGCTGGCCAGCGCATCACGCAGCTTGTTCAGTTCACTGCGCAGCCGGTCACCATCGGCTGCTGCGGCCACGGCTGGGCACAAATCAATGAC
The window above is part of the bacterium genome. Proteins encoded here:
- a CDS encoding LysM peptidoglycan-binding domain-containing protein, which encodes MLRTGLTIALLWLGAGPDAAWAQSGATAHHFPMPEVIRSNVEFWKKIYAVYPTNQVLVHDINDLSIIYEIVDIDNSQGEYSYRQQWRKIEAIKDEYQSILNALAERRLDLTNPGTRAKRVLEIYGAAADPERLRTAANSIRGQLGLKDRFLLGMQRSGLYLEFIEKILAEHGLPPELAVLPHVESSFNHKAYSKVGAAGLWQFTRYTGRLFMKIDYDIDERLDPLRATEAAAKLLKLNYSELGAWPLAITAYNHGLNGMKRAKAQFGTDFGKIYSSYQSRSFGFASRNFYAEFLAALEVVKNAETYFGPIDFHVPAEFVEVELDHFVTVKDILKTYNVTVDEFAELNSGLRPPVLNSQRRIPRGYKLRLPDRLGADAATLAAKINPNATFDSQVESEWYRVQKGDNLYAIARKFNTTPQLLAENNNLSLRSKLAVGLVLRIPEGKARAATPPAAVAVAPPAAEPAVVASVESKLPATIAPLPPPATAEVAAQTTSGEVPAATVTAEEPMLAAGESTDMPDEALLRNVIDTRIELTPEAIRQSYAVQTGDLSRAERESIVTYELEPAAAKPVEVAAAAMPAPVRTEAMPKPIPARLRTSRDSLWIKVEPEETLGHYATWLEIPTQRLRALNGLRYSEDIRIGQRIRLSYARVSATEFERRRNEYHRSIEEDFFSTYKVDSLLTHRLKRGETIWKICNEIYQVPVWLVAMYNPDLDLYSLNLNDELKIPAVVSINPAATPPIQE
- a CDS encoding carboxypeptidase regulatory-like domain-containing protein, with the protein product MRALRHAVLLLLVGMVTCALAQREPTLIVTPPEVSLQSGQGQRFEAALFDASGQHIRIASLRWRVEPDSLGKITEDGFFMAGRNAGVGVVIAEAKAEGWNMLFMGRAQVKIGRQEPPPRLRVVIRPESAVVPPGEQQKFAAIALGPNGEPIAINRIRWEVRPPELGKIDENGIFTAGREFRRGEVLALVETSAGVLQGAAKVIVAARPTSAITGKVEAEDGTAPLFGVVWAERVADSPWRGEAPIAEDGSYFIGDLMPGIYVVKAQARGFLPEFYDNADQFVEAKPVQLAAHDTASGIDFSLSRGAAIAGLITADEGGTPLAGAHVFATRVVRPDLRHHAVTNEQGGYLIENLPPGSYAVFAEAAGYRGEFYDNAGSLLEAKLVAVTPPATISGIDLALATASAIRGQVLDAVSSAPLAKALVTIHASRGPRPELVVRTAITDDNGNYLVGVPPGSYLVMAEARGYYLEFYDGVRERSQATPVAVEEGKHTAGINFELDPFSRITGRVTDQLTGDPLVGAVVLAFRERFAPHPSTDPGHLNGPHAARTDSNGVYRLEGLPGGKYFVMAEARGYLNEFWQEAPSLEKATALEIPESGEVAGIDFTLEQGGAITGRVVASADGTTIPGAAVHVWMLGSDWAASGQTDRQGSYRVPGLRTAEYVVYVEAKGFKPMFYDGAASRENATPVSVTAPNETSGIDFKLEKLGSRRGALSGTVTAEAEGSPLAHAAVLAIPTTPGAAVFALTDALGEYTLPGLPPGKYIVLAWARHFVLEFYDNARQWREATPVVVEEGAETGGINFSLAAGQRGPYRIAGRVTRGNSGLGEGHAAVYALANGVTIASAVADANGAFALEEVPAGEYKLLSSGPGGTAYFGGTDEHNAVSLTLGNGASVSNVNINLPATPTQVDEAAALPVTFALQQNYPNPFNPETMIQYQLPVRVAVTLKVFNALGQEVRTLVQKVQEPGVYRITWDGQDSRGKTLSAGVYLFQLQAGDFNMTRKMALVK